The sequence AGTCGCGCGCGGACGGGCCGCGGTAGACGTTGGCGCCGAAGATGTCCAAATCCGGCGCCAGCCTCGCGATGAGGTCGATGTACTGGAGGTCCCCGTTGGCGATGGACACCGGGTGGTGCGTGTCGCGGGCCTTGATGGTGCGCGCGGCCTCGCCCATCAGCGTGTAGAGGGACTCCGCGCGCGCGGCGTCCTCCTGTCCGGGCAGCGGCTGGATTTCGAAACCCGTCCAGTGCAGGCCGTAGTTGTTCTCGTTGCCCAGCATCCACATCAGCACGCCGGGCACGTTGGCGTACGTCTCCGTCTTGCGCTTCAAGTCGGAGAGCAGCGCCTGGCGGTGGATGGGATTGGAGTAGTCCGTGTTCGGCACCATGACGCCGTTGACGTTGGTGCCGTAGCGGCCCATCAGCGGGTTGAGCACGGTGTAGATGCCGTAGTTCCGGTAGATGTATTCCACCCAGCGCGGGGGGATGTCATCGAACTGGCGGATGGCGTTGACGCCCATGTCGCGCAGGAGCGTCATCTCGCGCGCCAGCACCGCGCGGACGAAGTCGTCCGGCTGGTTCCACAGCGAGTAGCGGTAGTTCTCGCCAATGGGCGTGTAGCCCCAGTTCATGCCGTGGATGGGGAAGTCACGTCCGTCCACCTGGAGCTTGAAGCCGCGCTCGTCGCGGTGGACGCGCACGTCCTGCACCGCCGCCGCGGTGACGTGCACCTCGGCGGGCCGCAGCGTGGGCGCGGGCTGGGCCGCCACCGGCGCGTCGGCCGGAGGTGTCGCGGGCTCGGTGGCCTTGGGCTCGGCGGGCGCGGGGCCCGCGGCGGTGGGGTTGTTGGAATTGGGACCCACCGTCGCCGGGGCTTCGGGGGCCGGCGTCTGGGACAGCGACGCCGCCAGACACGTCACGAGGATGAGGGAGTTCATGCCGCCAGCTCCACGTCCAGACCGTTTTGCGCCACGACGGCGCGATAGAGGTGAGCGCTGTCCTTGGGGATGCGCTTCTGGGTGGCGTAGTCGACGAAGATGAGTCCGAAGCGCTTCTGATAGCCGTAGGCCCACTCGAAGTTGTCGAGCAGCGACCAGGCGAAATAGCCGCCGAGCGGCACGCCCTGCTGGATGGCGGCGAGCGACGCCTCCAGGTGCGTGCGCAGGTAGTGCACGCGCTTGGTGTCACGCACGCGCCCGTCCGCGTCGGGGCCCGTGGCGTAGGCGGCCCCGTTCTCCGTGATGTAGAGGCGCCGCGGCTTGTAGTCCTTGTGCAGACGGACCAGCAAATCAGTGAGGCCGCCCGCGTACACCTCCCAGTCCATGTCTGTCTTCTCCGGCTCGGCATGGACGGTGCGAGGCGCGTTCTGCGACTCGGGGATGCGGTCGCTGCGGATGATGCCGCGCGAGTAGTAGTTCACCCCGAGGAAGTCCGTGGGCGCGGCCATGGCCTCCAAATCGCCCGGCTTCACGAAGTCCAGCTTCTCGGAGGGCAGGCGCCCGGCGGCGACGTGGTCCGCGATGACGTCCCTGGGGTAGCCCCGGCCGTAGAGGGGGTCGAGGTACCAGCGGTTGAATCCGCCGTCGAAGGCGCGGCACGCGTCCTGGTCCGCCGCGCTGGGCGAGGCGGGCTGGGCGGGCACGAGGTTGAGGGTGATGCCCACCTCGGCGTTCTTCACGTTGGAGCGGAGCACGGACACGGCCTGTCCGTGGGACAGGAGCACGTGGTGGGCGGCGGCCAGGGCCTCGCCCCAGTTCTTGTGGCCGGGCGCGTGCTCGCCGTTGGCGTAGCCGAGGACGCTGATGCACCACGGCTCGTTGTGCGTAATCCACCGCTTCACGCGGTCGCCGAGCACCTGGCTGACTTCGTCCGCGTACTCGACGAAGGCGCTCACGGTGTCACGCGCGGGCCAGCCGCCCTTGTCGTGCAGGGCCTGGGGGAGGTCCCAGTGGTAGAGCGTCACCATGGGCTCGATGCCGGCGGCGAGCAGCCCGTCCACGAGGCGCGAGTAGAAGTCGAGGCCGGCGCGATTCACCGGGCCGCGGCCGGTGGGAAGCACGCGTGGCCAGGCGACGGAGAAGCGGTAGGACTTGATGCCGAGCCAGCGCATCTGCTCCACGTCCTCGCGCCAGCGGTGGTAGTGGTCGCACGCGACGCTGCCGTCCGTCCCGTCGGCAATCTTGCCCGGGGTGGCGGAGAAGCGGTCCCAGATGGACTCGCCGCGCCCATCCGCTTCGGTGGCGCCTTCAATCTGGTAGGCGGAGGTGGCCACGCCCCAGAGAAAGTCATGAGGGAACTGCCGCATCGTCGGGGACTCCTTTCGAGGACTCGAGGTGGCAGCGGACGAGGTGGTCCGCCGCGGGGAGGTGTTCAGCGGGAAGGGTGTTGAGACAGCGCGCGTCCGCCTGGGGACAGCGGGGCGCGAAGGCACAGCCGCGCGGCGGCGCAGGGCCCGCGCCGGCCTTCACTGGCAGCGGCGTGTGGAGGAAGTCCGCGCCGTCCGGCACGGCGGACAGGAGCAGCCGCGTGTACGGGTGGCGGGGCGCGGCGAGGACCTCGGAGGTGCGGCCGGACTCGACGACGCGGCCCGCGTACAGCACGAGGATGCGGTCCGCGAGGTGGCGTGCGCTCGCGAGGTCGTGGGTGATGAAGAGGATGCCGATGCCACGCTCGCGCGTGAGGCCGCGCAGGAGCTGGAGCACGCCCCTGCGCGTGGACACGTCGAGCATGGAGGTGGGCTCGTCCGCGATGATGACGTCGGGCTCCACGGCGAGGGCGCGGGCCACGGCGACGCGCTGGCGCTGGCCTCCGGACAGCTCGTGCGGGTAGCGGCGCGCGAAGGACTCGGCGGGCGTGAGGCCCACGGATTCGAGCAGCGCGTGGACGCGCGCCTTCAGGTCCGCGTGCGTGGCACGGCCGTGGCGGAGCAGGGGACGCTCCAGGTGATAGGCCACGGTGTGGACGGGGTTGAGCGAGGCGAACGGGTCCTGGAAGACCATCTGCACGCGGCCGCGGTAGGCCAGGGACGCGCGCTTCTCGCTGGTGAGCACGTCCGTGCCGCCCAGGCGCAGGCTGCCGCCGTCCGGCGCGTCCAGGCGCGCGAGCACGCGGGCCAGGGTGCTCTTGCCGCTGCCGGACTCACCGACGAGGGCGACGATTTCACCGCGCTCCAATGTGAGGGACACACCGTCCAGCAGCGTGCGGCGCGCGCGGGAGAGGAATCCTCCCACGGGCACGGTGCGCGACAGCGCGGTGGCCTCCAGCAGAGGGGTGCTCATCGGTCACCTCCGAGAACCACGCGAGCCTGCGCGGTGGCTTCGCGCAACACGTGATGCGCGATGGGCCGCACCGTGGAAGCGAGCAATGCCGGAGCGCGGTGCGCGCGGGCGCTCACGGAGGTCGTGAGCCGGAGCGTGCCGTGGTGCGCACGGGAGCGCGCGGAGGTCTTGAGCAGGAGCGTGCTCATCGGTGACCTCCACGGAGCGCGGCACGAGCGGGCACGCGCTCATTCGCCGCGAGCGCCATGTCGGGCAGCGGGCCCTCCGCATCGGCGGCGGTGAGGTGCGGGAAGGACGACAGCAGGAGGCGCGTGTACGGATGCCGCGCCTCCGTGCGGATGCGCTGCGCGGTGTCCACCTCCACCAGCTTGCCGCCCTGGAGGATGCCAACCCGGTCCGCCAGCGCGAGCAGCAGCGGCAGGTCATGCGTAATGAACAGCACCGCGAAGCCAAGCCGGCTCTTCAGCTCCAGCACCCGCTGCAACAACTCCTTCTGCACCACCACGTCCAGCGCGGTGGTGGGCTCATCCATCACCACCAGCTTCGGCTGCAACGCCAGCGCCAGGGCAATTCCCACGCGCTGCCGCATGCCACCGGACAACTGGTGCGGCCACGCATCCACCAGCTTCGGCTCCAGCCCCACCATGGCCAGCAGCTCGCGCGCTCGCGCATACGACGACGCACGCGTGGTGGGCCCATGTGCCGCCAGCGTGTCGTGGAACTGCTCGCCCAGCGTGAGCACGGGATTGAGCGCGCTCATCGCGCTCTGGAACACCATGGACACCTGCGCCCATCGGAACGAACGCAGCGCGTCCGCGCCCAGCGCCGTGACGTCCGTGTCCCCCAGCAGGATGCGTCCCTGCGAGATGCTCGCCGCCGGAGGCAGCAGGCGCAGCAGCCCATAGCCGATGGTGGACTTGCCGCTGCCCGACTCACCGGCCAGGCCAAAGACCTCACCCGGAGCGATGTCGAAGGACACCGAGTCCACCACCCGTGAGCGTCCGCGCTCCGTCGCGTAGTCGATGCACAATTCGCGCACGCTGAGCAGCACGCCGGGAGGCAGCGGCTCCGTCTGCGCCGCCGTCACCGAGGCCGTCACCGGCGCCACCGCCGGAGGGGCCCGCAGCGCCGGGTTGGTCAGCTCGTCGATGGCAGAGGACAGCAGCGTCAGCGAGAAGCCCACCAGTGCGATGCACACGCCGGTGGGCACGAATATCCACCACGAGCGCGTCAGCAGCGCCGCGTCGTTGCCCGCCCAGTACAGGTTGGTGCCCCACGTCACCGAGCCCACGTCGCCCAGCCCGAGGAACTCCAGGCCCACCTCCGCGCCCACCGCGTACAGCGTGTTCCCGATGAACGACGAGCCCACCAGCGACGCCATGTTGGGCAAGAGCTCTCGGGCGACGATGCGCGAGCGGCTCTCGCCCGCCACCACCGCCGCCGCCACGAAGTCGCGGTTGCGCAGCGCCAGCGCCTCGGCGCGGAACACGCGCGCATTCCACGCCCAGCCCGCCACCGTCAGCACCACCACCATGCGCAGCGGTCCGGACGGCAGGTACGCGCCGAGCACAATCGCCAGCGGCAGTCCGGGGATGACGAGGAAGATGTTGGTGGTGAGCGACAGCACGTCGTCCACCCGGCGGCCGAGGTAGCCCGCCGTCACGCCCATCAGTGCGCCCACCAGCGTGACGAGCGCGCCCACCGCGAAGCCCACCGCCATCGTCTCGCGCGCGCCCACCACCGTCTGTGCGAGCACGTCCTGGCCCTGGCCCGTGGTGCCGAACAGGTGCTCGGCCGAGGGCGGCTGGTGCGGCCGGCCCACGAGGTCGCTCGGGTCCATGACGAGCCACGGCCCGACGATGGCGAGCACGACGAAGAAGAGCAGGATGCTCCCGCCCACCGCGGCCTTCCGGTGGCGGAGCAGGCTTCGGATGGTCTCACGCATGGGCGCGGGTCCTCGGGTCCAACCAGAGGCAGAGCAGGTCCACGGCGAAGTTGGCGGCCAGCACCGCCAGGGTGATGACCAGGAAGAGCCCCTGCATCAGCGGGTAGTCCTGGTTGCGCACCGCGAGGATGAGCAGGTACCCGGTGCCCGGATACGAGAAGACGATTTCCGTCAGCAGCGAGCCGCTCAGCACGAAGCCCAGCGCCATGCCGAAGCCGGTGACGTTGGGCAAAAGCGCGTTGCGCGCGGCATAGCGCAGCATCACCTGGCGCGAGGGCAGGCCCTTCGCATGCGCCAGCCGCAGCGTGTCCGTGCCCAGCGTGGCCACCATGGTGTTGCGCATGCTCAGCATCCACCCGCCCAGCGTGGCCACCACGATGGACGCCGCCGGCAGCACCGCGTGCCGCGCCACGTCCGCCGCGAAGGCAAACGACAGCGCGGGCTCCATGTCATGCGAGTACGCGTGGCGCAGCGGGAACCAGCCCAGCCCGAACCCGAAGAGGTACAGGGCCAGCATGGCCAGCCAGAAGTAGGGGAACGCCCCCAGGAACGCGAGCGCGGGAGCCACCGCCGAGTCCAGCCATCCGCCCCGGTTCCACGCGGCCAGCACGCCCAGGAACGAGCCCAGCGCGAAGCTGAAGATGACCGCGCACCCCGCCAGCCCCACCGTCCACACCAGCCCCGTGCCGATGACCTCCGACACGCGCGATGGGTAGTACGCGTAGGAGATGCCCAAATCCCCCGCGAGCAGGTGCCGCAGGTACGTGAAGTACTGCACGTGCACCGGCGCGTTCGTGAAGCCGAAGGCGGCGCGCAGCGCGTCCATGGCCTCGGGCGCCACGCGGCCCTCGAAGCGCGCGAACATGGCCGAGGCCGGGTCCCCGGGCGCGAGCCGGGGAATGACGAAGTTGAGCGTGAGCGAGGCCCACGCCGCGAGCAGATAGAAGCCGAGCCGCCGGAGGACGTACGGCATCGTCAGTTCTCCCTCGGAGCGAGCGACGTCAGCACCAGCAGGCTGTCGGGCTCGGCGTGCGGTGAGAGGCGCGCGTAGGGGCGCGAGGCGCTCGGCCACCCGGTGAAGCGCCGCGAGTTGGACTCGCCCCACGACGGATTCGGGAAGAGGGGAATGGCGGGCGCCGTCTCGGAGAAGCGCCGCTGCACCGCGGCCATGAGCTCCCGCTGCTTCTCCGGCGACGTCTCCGTCTCGAAGGCTGACAGCAGCGTGTCCGCCTCCGCGTCACCGAAGCGGTGCCAGTTGGCCGCACTCACCTCGCCCACCGGGCGCACCGTGCGCGGCGACAAGAGCCACTTGTAGAAGATGTATGGCGTGGGCCCGTCCAGCGACCACGAGATGGACAGCTGGAACTCGCCCTTCTGCAGGCGCTCGTACCAGGCGCCGAACTCGTAGGTCTTCAGGTGCGCCTGGACGCCC comes from Pyxidicoccus parkwaysis and encodes:
- a CDS encoding dipeptide/oligopeptide/nickel ABC transporter permease/ATP-binding protein, with product MRETIRSLLRHRKAAVGGSILLFFVVLAIVGPWLVMDPSDLVGRPHQPPSAEHLFGTTGQGQDVLAQTVVGARETMAVGFAVGALVTLVGALMGVTAGYLGRRVDDVLSLTTNIFLVIPGLPLAIVLGAYLPSGPLRMVVVLTVAGWAWNARVFRAEALALRNRDFVAAAVVAGESRSRIVARELLPNMASLVGSSFIGNTLYAVGAEVGLEFLGLGDVGSVTWGTNLYWAGNDAALLTRSWWIFVPTGVCIALVGFSLTLLSSAIDELTNPALRAPPAVAPVTASVTAAQTEPLPPGVLLSVRELCIDYATERGRSRVVDSVSFDIAPGEVFGLAGESGSGKSTIGYGLLRLLPPAASISQGRILLGDTDVTALGADALRSFRWAQVSMVFQSAMSALNPVLTLGEQFHDTLAAHGPTTRASSYARARELLAMVGLEPKLVDAWPHQLSGGMRQRVGIALALALQPKLVVMDEPTTALDVVVQKELLQRVLELKSRLGFAVLFITHDLPLLLALADRVGILQGGKLVEVDTAQRIRTEARHPYTRLLLSSFPHLTAADAEGPLPDMALAANERVPARAALRGGHR
- a CDS encoding GH1 family beta-glucosidase; its protein translation is MRQFPHDFLWGVATSAYQIEGATEADGRGESIWDRFSATPGKIADGTDGSVACDHYHRWREDVEQMRWLGIKSYRFSVAWPRVLPTGRGPVNRAGLDFYSRLVDGLLAAGIEPMVTLYHWDLPQALHDKGGWPARDTVSAFVEYADEVSQVLGDRVKRWITHNEPWCISVLGYANGEHAPGHKNWGEALAAAHHVLLSHGQAVSVLRSNVKNAEVGITLNLVPAQPASPSAADQDACRAFDGGFNRWYLDPLYGRGYPRDVIADHVAAGRLPSEKLDFVKPGDLEAMAAPTDFLGVNYYSRGIIRSDRIPESQNAPRTVHAEPEKTDMDWEVYAGGLTDLLVRLHKDYKPRRLYITENGAAYATGPDADGRVRDTKRVHYLRTHLEASLAAIQQGVPLGGYFAWSLLDNFEWAYGYQKRFGLIFVDYATQKRIPKDSAHLYRAVVAQNGLDVELAA
- a CDS encoding ABC transporter ATP-binding protein, producing MSTPLLEATALSRTVPVGGFLSRARRTLLDGVSLTLERGEIVALVGESGSGKSTLARVLARLDAPDGGSLRLGGTDVLTSEKRASLAYRGRVQMVFQDPFASLNPVHTVAYHLERPLLRHGRATHADLKARVHALLESVGLTPAESFARRYPHELSGGQRQRVAVARALAVEPDVIIADEPTSMLDVSTRRGVLQLLRGLTRERGIGILFITHDLASARHLADRILVLYAGRVVESGRTSEVLAAPRHPYTRLLLSAVPDGADFLHTPLPVKAGAGPAPPRGCAFAPRCPQADARCLNTLPAEHLPAADHLVRCHLESSKGVPDDAAVPS
- a CDS encoding ABC transporter permease; the encoded protein is MPYVLRRLGFYLLAAWASLTLNFVIPRLAPGDPASAMFARFEGRVAPEAMDALRAAFGFTNAPVHVQYFTYLRHLLAGDLGISYAYYPSRVSEVIGTGLVWTVGLAGCAVIFSFALGSFLGVLAAWNRGGWLDSAVAPALAFLGAFPYFWLAMLALYLFGFGLGWFPLRHAYSHDMEPALSFAFAADVARHAVLPAASIVVATLGGWMLSMRNTMVATLGTDTLRLAHAKGLPSRQVMLRYAARNALLPNVTGFGMALGFVLSGSLLTEIVFSYPGTGYLLILAVRNQDYPLMQGLFLVITLAVLAANFAVDLLCLWLDPRTRAHA